In Lactiplantibacillus pentosus, the sequence TAGACCCGTCCGGTTATGATGAGTTCGTTATTAAGCGCATGAACTACCAGGTTGAAGACCTAGAAAAGTCGGTTGCCCCTTATGAGCAAATTAAAGCAACCAATAAGCCGATTCCTGATGATTTAGATGGCATGGAAGCGATCGGCTCCGTTGACTTCGCGTCTATTCGCGACTTTACTGCAGATGGTTTGACTATCAAGCGAGATGGTAAGCAATACTTTATCAGCCATCAATTTGCCCGCCGCCAATTTGTCGATAAGTTCTATGCATATTCAGCTAAGCCACAAGACCGCCCCCAGTCTGCTCCTCCTATTGCTGAATGGGAAGAACGCGGGTTACTGACTGTGGTTGACACACCAACCATTGACCCGCAAGCAGTCGTAGATTGGTTCTTAGAGCAGCGGAAACGTTTCATCATTAAGAAAGTTGTCATGGATAATTTCCGGGCGGATCTTTTGCGTAAGTTTTTCGTAGACGCTGGATTTGAAGTCGCAGTCATTCGGAATCCAACTGCCATTGATGGATTACTAGCCCCGAGGATTGAGACAGGGTTTGCCAATCATCAATATATCTGGGGTGACAACCCACTATTGCGGTGGAACACTCAGAACGTGCTGGTTTCGACCGACAGCCATGGTAACAAACGATACGGCAAGAAAGAAGAAATTCGGCGAAAAACTGATGGCTTTAAAGCGTTTGAATATGGCCAATATCTGGTTGACCAGTTACCCGACTACTCGGTAAATGAATCGCTAGATATGTTGGCCGACATTGATTTCTAACGGAAGGGAGGTGAATATATGAGTGTAATTAATAGCTTCTTTGACCTGTTTACGCGGCGAAAAGATTCCAGCTTTGTTTATGATCTTGATTTGTTCCAGGACATTAAGAACCGAGCCTACTTAAAGCGCATGGCGATTGACACAGTGATCAATTACGTAGGCCGGGCGGTTAGCCAGTCGGAGTTTCGTGTGATGAACAAGGGGTTACCTGTTAAAGATGCGATGTATTACAAGCTCAATGTCCGACCAAATACTGACGAATCGGCCAGTGATTTTTGGCAGCATTTTATTTACCAATTGATTTATTACAATGAGGTACTAGTGATTCAAGACGACGATGGCGATTTATTAATTGCTGATGACTTTAGTCGTCACGAGTATGCAGTATATGAAGATGTTTTCGATAATGTTACAGTCAAAGAATACACGTTTAAGCGTTCCTTCCCGATGTCTGATGTTATTTACCTGAGATACTCAAACGATCAGTTAGAGCACTATTTGACCGGTTTATGGGGAGACTACGGTGAGTTATTTGGCCGAATGTATGAGCTGGAACTTCGTAATAATCAAATTCGAGCGACCGTTAAGGCTGACTTAACGGCTGGTGTTAATGACGGTAAAGCCAACAAGCTGCAGAAGTTTATCGACAAGATTTTCCAATCGTTCAGCAAGAACTCTGTTGCACTAGTACCAATCACAAATGGCTTTGAATATAACGAAGTATCGAACGGGGTAGGCAAAAATCAGACGTTTGATGAAAGTAACGGCGTGTTACTGGCATTCATTGACCATGTTGCCCGGCTGGTAGGAGTG encodes:
- a CDS encoding phage portal protein — encoded protein: MSVINSFFDLFTRRKDSSFVYDLDLFQDIKNRAYLKRMAIDTVINYVGRAVSQSEFRVMNKGLPVKDAMYYKLNVRPNTDESASDFWQHFIYQLIYYNEVLVIQDDDGDLLIADDFSRHEYAVYEDVFDNVTVKEYTFKRSFPMSDVIYLRYSNDQLEHYLTGLWGDYGELFGRMYELELRNNQIRATVKADLTAGVNDGKANKLQKFIDKIFQSFSKNSVALVPITNGFEYNEVSNGVGKNQTFDESNGVLLAFIDHVARLVGVPPALIHGETAETAENQKLFNKQCLSSLLTKIQSELNAKSFSQRDYLKNGKQVEVIGINRPTLIELAEQIDKLGSSGMVTQNEVRSAVGLPPREDGDQIVMTKNYTTKGGENNEED